Proteins from a genomic interval of Stigmatopora nigra isolate UIUO_SnigA chromosome 19, RoL_Snig_1.1, whole genome shotgun sequence:
- the LOC144212248 gene encoding arfaptin-2-like isoform X1: MADGIISKAATVEIPINSNGNADDGLEQTTERQRRLNDKLGSDRGARVSEPALDLQQVMASGPNLNETSIVSGGYGGPTEGGGPAGSAKGPSGSQIADEAGRGVAVEKLETVKKWGLNTYKCTKQMISERFGRGQRTVDTELEAQMELLRDTKRKYENVLRLARALTNHFYNLVQTQHALGDAFADLSQKSPELRDEFGYNAETQKLLCKNGETLLGAVNFFVSGINTLVNKSMEDTLMTIKMYENARLEFDAYRSDLEELSLGPRDAAGVARIEAAQELYRIQKDKYERLRSDVVVKLKFLEENKVKVMHKQLLLFHNAISAYFAGNQEQLEQTLQQFNIKLKPPGADKPSWLEEP; this comes from the exons ATGGCGGATGGGATCATCAGCAAAGCGGCCACCGTGGAGATCCCCATCAACAGCAACGGAAACGCGGACGACGGCCTGGAGCAG ACCACCGAGCGACAGCGGCGTTTAAATGACAAGTTAGGAAGCGACAGAGGCGCCAGGGTGAGCGAGCCAGCGCTC GACCTGCAGCAGGTGATGGCGTCGGGTCCCAACCTGAACGAGACCAGCATCGTGTCCGGCGGTTACGGCGGCCCGACGGAGGGTGGCGGCCCCGCTGGATCTGCCAAAG GTCCGAGCGGCAGCCAAATTGCTGACGAGGCCGGCCGAGGTGTGGCAGTGGAGAAATTGGAAACGGTTAAGAAATGGGGTCTCAACACGTACAAG TGCACCAAGCAGATGATCTCAGAGCGCTTCGGGCGCGGGCAGCGGACGGTGGACACGGAACTGGAGGCCCAGATGGAGCTGCTGAGGGACACTAAGCGCAAATATGAGAACGTCCTGCGACTGGCCCGAGCGCTCACCAATCATTTCTACAACTTGGTGCAAACGCAGCACGCGCTTGGCGACGCCTTCGCCGACCTCAGCCAGAAGTCGCCGGAGCTGAGG GACGAGTTTGGGTACAACGCCGAGAcccaaaagttgctgtgtaaGAACGGCGAGACGCTGCTGGGCGCCGTCAACTTCTTTGTGTCCGGCATCAACACGCTGGTCAACAAAAGCATGGAAGACACGCTGATGACCATCAAGATGTACGAGAATGCCAG GTTGGAATTCGACGCGTATCGCTCGGACCTGGAGGAACTGAGCTTGGGGCCTCGTGACGCGGCGGGCGTGGCCCGCATCGAGGCGGCCCAGGAGCTCTACCGAATCCAGAAGGACAAATATGAGCGACTGCGCTCCGACGTAGTGGTCAAACTTAAGTTCCTGGAGGAGAATAAG GTGAAGGTGATGCACAAGCAGCTTCTGCTATTCCACAACGCCATTTCGGCGTACTTTGCCGGCAACCAGGAGCAGCTGGAGCAGACTCTGCAGCAGTTCAACATTAAGCTCAAACCACCCGGCGCCGACAAGCCGTCCTGGCTGGAGGAACCGTGA
- the LOC144212248 gene encoding arfaptin-2-like isoform X2 encodes MADGIISKAATVEIPINSNGNADDGLEQTTERQRRLNDKLGSDRGARDLQQVMASGPNLNETSIVSGGYGGPTEGGGPAGSAKGPSGSQIADEAGRGVAVEKLETVKKWGLNTYKCTKQMISERFGRGQRTVDTELEAQMELLRDTKRKYENVLRLARALTNHFYNLVQTQHALGDAFADLSQKSPELRDEFGYNAETQKLLCKNGETLLGAVNFFVSGINTLVNKSMEDTLMTIKMYENARLEFDAYRSDLEELSLGPRDAAGVARIEAAQELYRIQKDKYERLRSDVVVKLKFLEENKVKVMHKQLLLFHNAISAYFAGNQEQLEQTLQQFNIKLKPPGADKPSWLEEP; translated from the exons ATGGCGGATGGGATCATCAGCAAAGCGGCCACCGTGGAGATCCCCATCAACAGCAACGGAAACGCGGACGACGGCCTGGAGCAG ACCACCGAGCGACAGCGGCGTTTAAATGACAAGTTAGGAAGCGACAGAGGCGCCAGG GACCTGCAGCAGGTGATGGCGTCGGGTCCCAACCTGAACGAGACCAGCATCGTGTCCGGCGGTTACGGCGGCCCGACGGAGGGTGGCGGCCCCGCTGGATCTGCCAAAG GTCCGAGCGGCAGCCAAATTGCTGACGAGGCCGGCCGAGGTGTGGCAGTGGAGAAATTGGAAACGGTTAAGAAATGGGGTCTCAACACGTACAAG TGCACCAAGCAGATGATCTCAGAGCGCTTCGGGCGCGGGCAGCGGACGGTGGACACGGAACTGGAGGCCCAGATGGAGCTGCTGAGGGACACTAAGCGCAAATATGAGAACGTCCTGCGACTGGCCCGAGCGCTCACCAATCATTTCTACAACTTGGTGCAAACGCAGCACGCGCTTGGCGACGCCTTCGCCGACCTCAGCCAGAAGTCGCCGGAGCTGAGG GACGAGTTTGGGTACAACGCCGAGAcccaaaagttgctgtgtaaGAACGGCGAGACGCTGCTGGGCGCCGTCAACTTCTTTGTGTCCGGCATCAACACGCTGGTCAACAAAAGCATGGAAGACACGCTGATGACCATCAAGATGTACGAGAATGCCAG GTTGGAATTCGACGCGTATCGCTCGGACCTGGAGGAACTGAGCTTGGGGCCTCGTGACGCGGCGGGCGTGGCCCGCATCGAGGCGGCCCAGGAGCTCTACCGAATCCAGAAGGACAAATATGAGCGACTGCGCTCCGACGTAGTGGTCAAACTTAAGTTCCTGGAGGAGAATAAG GTGAAGGTGATGCACAAGCAGCTTCTGCTATTCCACAACGCCATTTCGGCGTACTTTGCCGGCAACCAGGAGCAGCTGGAGCAGACTCTGCAGCAGTTCAACATTAAGCTCAAACCACCCGGCGCCGACAAGCCGTCCTGGCTGGAGGAACCGTGA
- the LOC144212248 gene encoding arfaptin-2-like isoform X3: MADGIISKAATVEIPINSNGNADDGLEQDLQQVMASGPNLNETSIVSGGYGGPTEGGGPAGSAKGPSGSQIADEAGRGVAVEKLETVKKWGLNTYKCTKQMISERFGRGQRTVDTELEAQMELLRDTKRKYENVLRLARALTNHFYNLVQTQHALGDAFADLSQKSPELRDEFGYNAETQKLLCKNGETLLGAVNFFVSGINTLVNKSMEDTLMTIKMYENARLEFDAYRSDLEELSLGPRDAAGVARIEAAQELYRIQKDKYERLRSDVVVKLKFLEENKVKVMHKQLLLFHNAISAYFAGNQEQLEQTLQQFNIKLKPPGADKPSWLEEP, translated from the exons ATGGCGGATGGGATCATCAGCAAAGCGGCCACCGTGGAGATCCCCATCAACAGCAACGGAAACGCGGACGACGGCCTGGAGCAG GACCTGCAGCAGGTGATGGCGTCGGGTCCCAACCTGAACGAGACCAGCATCGTGTCCGGCGGTTACGGCGGCCCGACGGAGGGTGGCGGCCCCGCTGGATCTGCCAAAG GTCCGAGCGGCAGCCAAATTGCTGACGAGGCCGGCCGAGGTGTGGCAGTGGAGAAATTGGAAACGGTTAAGAAATGGGGTCTCAACACGTACAAG TGCACCAAGCAGATGATCTCAGAGCGCTTCGGGCGCGGGCAGCGGACGGTGGACACGGAACTGGAGGCCCAGATGGAGCTGCTGAGGGACACTAAGCGCAAATATGAGAACGTCCTGCGACTGGCCCGAGCGCTCACCAATCATTTCTACAACTTGGTGCAAACGCAGCACGCGCTTGGCGACGCCTTCGCCGACCTCAGCCAGAAGTCGCCGGAGCTGAGG GACGAGTTTGGGTACAACGCCGAGAcccaaaagttgctgtgtaaGAACGGCGAGACGCTGCTGGGCGCCGTCAACTTCTTTGTGTCCGGCATCAACACGCTGGTCAACAAAAGCATGGAAGACACGCTGATGACCATCAAGATGTACGAGAATGCCAG GTTGGAATTCGACGCGTATCGCTCGGACCTGGAGGAACTGAGCTTGGGGCCTCGTGACGCGGCGGGCGTGGCCCGCATCGAGGCGGCCCAGGAGCTCTACCGAATCCAGAAGGACAAATATGAGCGACTGCGCTCCGACGTAGTGGTCAAACTTAAGTTCCTGGAGGAGAATAAG GTGAAGGTGATGCACAAGCAGCTTCTGCTATTCCACAACGCCATTTCGGCGTACTTTGCCGGCAACCAGGAGCAGCTGGAGCAGACTCTGCAGCAGTTCAACATTAAGCTCAAACCACCCGGCGCCGACAAGCCGTCCTGGCTGGAGGAACCGTGA
- the LOC144212247 gene encoding FH2 domain-containing protein 1-like, whose amino-acid sequence MEAAWISSAGALSCGRPLPPPPPPLPPPLSRPLLHSPPPCQRRSMKKLNWDPIPSQHVLGKINVWTSELPPRELVLDIHSMEELFSQVEWRACAKVAAPVRVRSPQPQISILDSKKSMNVSILLRYFKRPAAEVVMDIVRGNWRAFDRGKLTELCKLLPDQNEVKSLLSFGGNASLLPEADWFMVQLVKVPCYEELLKTLVLRQEFSPLMEETEKSLGVMIKAANELLDCDDLHAVIRLVLKAGNYMNAGGYCADAMGFRMASLLKLADTKANKPGVNLMHYVAKQAEYSDGQLLAFPSQLEHIGMAARICKDEVLAELERQEDKLKEVKLYVDRHPYLQQEMGTFLMHCEEQLLALQASAHELEVLSCAVAEYFCEDPEYFKLEECCAIFHSFCRRFRTAVQENREREAAEQRRQRRTSVRTSAKRAAHPKPSPPPTPTEESSLESALRRFLSKTPPANKCCKSKRPSAREPPSPEMIPSREEEDVPRTASPPRTPRSNGRDVFFSRDGDVGSPWTILSPLACSRQRRDGPGAHQAPWESNPRGRSTSVDSTRCSSPPPAPFRLRTLFRKGAGRRTYSSGSNDQATHPLTLISFFRRFGGKYEAGEAPNLAVATTVVVATRET is encoded by the exons ATGGAGGCAGCGTGGATCTCATCTGCGGGTGCTCTTTCTTGCGGTCGGCCATTGCCCCCACCGCCTCCGCCCCTGCCACCTCCCCTGTCCCGTCCCCTCCTCCACTCGCCGCCCCCCTGTCAGCGGCGCTCCATGAAGAAGCTGAACTGGGACCCCATTCCCAGCCAGCACGTGCTGGGAAAGATCAACGTGTGGACTTCGGAGCTTCCCCCCAGAGAGCTGGTGTTGGACATCCACAGCATGGAGGAGCTCTTCAGCCAGGTGGAGTGGCGGGCCTGTGCCAAGGTCGCCGCTCCCGTCCGTGTCCGCTCCCCCCAACCTCAG ATCAGCATTCTGGACTCCAAAAAGAGTATGAACGTCAGCATCCTCCTCAGATATTTTAAAag GCCGGCAGCAGAAGTGGTGATGGACATCGTCCGGGGTAACTGGCGCGCCTTCGACCGCGGCAAACTGACAGAGCTCTGCAAGCTTCTACCCGACCAAAACGAG GTCAAGTCACTGCTGTCCTTCGGGGGAAACGCGTCGCTCCTGCCCGAAGCCGATTGGTTCATGGTGCAACTGGTCAAGGTGCCGTG CTATGAGGAACTCTTGAAGACTTTGGTCCTGCGCCAAGAGTTCTCGCCTCTCATGGAGGAGACGGAAAAGTCGCTGGGCGTTATGATCAAAGCGGCGAACG AGTTGCTAGACTGTGACGATCTCCACGCTGTCATCAGGCTGGTGTTGAAAGCTGGCAATTACATGAACGCC GGCGGCTACTGCGCCGACGCCATGGGCTTCCGGATGGCCTCGTTGCTCAAACTGGCTGACACCAAGGCCAACAAGCCGGGTGTCAACCTTATGCACTACGTGGCCAAG CAAGCGGAGTACAGCGATGGACAGCTCCTGGCCTTTCCCAGCCAGCTGGAGCACATCGGCATGGCGGCCAG AATCTGCAAAGACGAAGTGCTGGCTGAATTGGAGCGACAGGAGGACAAACTCAAGGAGGTCAAGCTCTACGTGGACAGGCATCCATACCTCCAACAGGAGATGGGGACCTTCCTTATG CACTGCGAGGAGCAGCTTTTGGCGCTCCAGGCGTCGGCGCACGAGCTGGAGGTGTTGAGCTGCGCCGTGGCCGAGTATTTCTGCGAAGACCCCGAGTACTTCAAACTGGAGGAGTGCTGCGCCATTTTCCACTCCTTCTGCCGACGCTTTCGCACCGCCGTGCAG gAGAATCGTGAGCGTGAGGCAGCCGAGCAGCGACGGCAGCGCAGAACCAGCGTCCGCACGTCCGCCAAACGGGCCGCCCACCCCAAGCCTTCGCCACCGCCGACGCCGACCGAGGAATCCAGCCTAGAGTCAGCCTTGCGTAGATTCTTATCCAAGACACCCCCCGCCAACAAGTGTTGCAAAAGTAAACGCCCCTCCGCACGGGAGCCCCCCAGTCCCGAGATGATACCCAGCAGAGAAGAGGAAGACGTCCCCCGGACCGCGTCTCCACCCAGGACGCCTCGCTCCAACGGCAGAGACGTTTTCTTCTCGCGGGATGGCGACGTGGGCTCGCCGTGGACCATCCTGAGCCCGCTGGCGTGCTCGCGACAGCGGCGGGATGGCCCGGGGGCGCACCAGGCCCCGTGGGAAAGTAACCCCCGGGGGCGCTCGACGTCCGTGGACTCCACCCGCTGTTCGTCGCCTCCGCCCGCTCCCTTCCGACTGAGGACGTTGTTCAGGAAGGGAGCCGGACGTCGCACGTACTCGTCGGGGTCCAATGACCAAGCCACCCACCCGTTGACCCTCATTTCCTTCTTCAGACGCTTCGGAGGCAAATACGAGGCCGGAGAGGCACCGAACTTGGCGGTGGCGACGACAGTGGTGGTGGCGACGAGGGAGACGTGA